A window of bacterium contains these coding sequences:
- a CDS encoding polymer-forming cytoskeletal protein — MFLGRDKPAASSPAQQPTSTSSIPKSNSAGVTTSSMQKEYSPMAEKNITIIAQGSSFKGTLKSESSVQIDGDFEGDIVVKDTVTIGAQAAIKANITAGEVKISGKVVGNVIAKDRLEIQSQGKMFGDIKTPRLIIAEGVVFEGHCSMGKSEEPAAEPQKKPAESAGGGSLLSSGSKPA; from the coding sequence ATGTTTCTGGGTCGAGATAAACCAGCAGCATCTTCACCAGCACAACAACCTACATCAACAAGTTCTATTCCAAAATCTAATTCAGCAGGAGTAACAACTTCATCAATGCAAAAGGAGTATAGTCCTATGGCAGAAAAAAATATAACGATTATTGCGCAGGGATCGAGTTTTAAAGGAACACTTAAATCGGAATCATCGGTTCAAATCGATGGCGATTTTGAAGGCGATATCGTAGTTAAAGATACGGTTACCATAGGTGCACAAGCTGCAATTAAAGCGAATATTACCGCTGGTGAAGTTAAAATTAGCGGGAAAGTTGTCGGGAACGTTATCGCTAAAGACCGGCTTGAAATCCAGTCGCAAGGGAAAATGTTCGGTGATATTAAAACGCCACGATTGATTATCGCTGAAGGTGTCGTTTTTGAAGGGCATTGTTCGATGGGCAAGTCAGAAGAACCAGCGGCTGAACCGCAGAAAAAACCTGCGGAATCCGCTGGCGGTGGTTCTCTATTATCTAGCGGGAGTAAACCTGCATAA
- a CDS encoding FAD-binding protein, protein MYKQDILYKLQGIVGEKYATADLEDRICYAYDATGQRVQPDYVVKPANPNEISRIMKLATRFRIPVYPRGAGSGLTGGSVPIKKGIALVLTRLNRILELDKANHTVTVESGVFVAELQKFVESQGLFYPPDPASADFSTIGGNIAENAGGLRACRYGVTRDYVLQLEAVLPTGEIIHTGAKTVKSVSGYDVTRLLVGSEGTLAIITKAVLRLIAKVPARKTMYAVFPQITNAAETVSDIVAQSVIPSTLELMDQRTIECIEAYKPTGLPKQAGAILFIEEDGLPEQIEQVIRQIVCICKKHNALTIRVAKNAEERERLWELRRAVSPAITRIAGKKINEDICVPRSELARLFIAIQQIEKKYRVPIVNYGHAGDGNIHVNVMVNPDDTQEIARGHKAVEEIFKVVLKLGGTLSGEHGIGNTKSAYLSWEIPPAELRLMKEIKKLFDPNNILNPGKIFYK, encoded by the coding sequence ATGTATAAGCAGGATATACTATATAAATTACAAGGTATTGTTGGGGAAAAATATGCAACTGCGGATTTAGAAGACCGAATCTGCTATGCGTATGACGCTACTGGCCAACGAGTTCAACCAGATTATGTGGTTAAACCAGCTAACCCTAATGAAATCAGTCGAATAATGAAATTAGCTACCCGATTTCGGATTCCGGTATATCCCCGTGGGGCTGGTAGCGGGTTAACCGGCGGTTCGGTTCCAATTAAAAAGGGTATAGCGCTTGTTTTAACGCGGTTAAATCGCATTTTAGAACTCGATAAAGCTAATCATACGGTAACAGTCGAATCAGGCGTTTTCGTAGCGGAATTACAAAAATTCGTTGAATCTCAAGGGTTATTTTATCCACCTGACCCTGCTAGTGCTGATTTCTCGACTATCGGCGGGAATATCGCTGAAAATGCTGGCGGGTTACGTGCGTGCCGATATGGAGTAACCCGAGATTATGTTCTCCAGCTTGAAGCGGTTCTGCCGACTGGTGAAATCATCCATACCGGCGCAAAAACGGTTAAAAGTGTTAGCGGCTACGATGTAACTCGATTGCTGGTCGGTTCGGAAGGGACACTAGCGATTATTACCAAAGCGGTTTTGCGGTTGATTGCGAAAGTGCCTGCACGTAAAACAATGTATGCGGTTTTCCCGCAGATAACTAACGCTGCGGAAACGGTTTCTGATATTGTAGCGCAATCGGTTATCCCATCAACGTTAGAGTTGATGGATCAGAGAACCATCGAATGTATTGAAGCATATAAACCTACCGGACTGCCGAAACAAGCTGGTGCGATTCTGTTCATTGAAGAAGACGGGCTCCCAGAACAGATTGAGCAAGTTATCCGTCAGATAGTATGTATTTGTAAAAAGCATAATGCGCTTACGATTCGCGTCGCTAAAAATGCTGAAGAACGCGAACGGTTATGGGAGCTACGTCGGGCAGTTTCGCCAGCGATAACCCGAATTGCAGGTAAGAAAATTAATGAAGATATTTGCGTGCCACGAAGTGAATTAGCGCGGTTATTTATCGCTATTCAACAAATCGAGAAGAAATATCGGGTTCCGATTGTTAACTATGGTCATGCTGGCGATGGGAATATCCATGTCAATGTTATGGTTAATCCCGATGATACACAAGAAATTGCGCGTGGGCATAAAGCGGTAGAAGAGATTTTTAAAGTTGTACTCAAACTCGGGGGAACCTTATCCGGTGAACATGGTATCGGGAATACTAAATCCGCTTATCTCAGTTGGGAAATACCGCCAGCGGAATTGCGTTTGATGAAAGAAATCAAGAAGTTATTCGACCCAAATAATATTTTGAATCCAGGGAAGATATTCTATAAATAA
- a CDS encoding (Fe-S)-binding protein, with protein sequence MNLKVFGKILAEINKCNQCGKCLAVCPTYWITANECDTARGLLELIKTVHTGNLAITDKYVTHVYRCLSCRACEEVCPSNIALNEVFTWAREQIPVTRGKKFEMREIPYSSTSEVWKEYLANQFGRIQQRTAFLTSIPERVGKKNAKERVGYFVGCLMDIGYPETAEKNVAWLVANRYEVIIPKEQECCGMPAISFGAIRSAKDKIEKNIAIFKSYSVRTIITGCPHCVVMIRNQWSRIARRIPFNICHIAEVVAISGGNLNSNITKKNRVGYQPACYLHRGVAFVPNINTLFTESVKNYVELNHAITCCGQAGINGFLFPAVAKEIASRQIERYVCANVDCIITVCPWCHLMYDKIKRKNVDIHSLGDILKV encoded by the coding sequence ATGAACTTGAAAGTTTTCGGGAAAATACTAGCTGAAATCAATAAGTGTAACCAATGCGGGAAATGTTTAGCGGTATGTCCGACATATTGGATAACCGCAAATGAATGTGATACTGCCCGCGGGTTACTTGAACTCATCAAAACGGTACATACTGGGAACCTCGCAATAACCGATAAATACGTTACGCATGTATATCGCTGTTTATCCTGTCGAGCGTGTGAAGAAGTTTGTCCGAGTAATATTGCGCTTAATGAAGTGTTTACTTGGGCGAGAGAGCAAATTCCAGTGACCAGAGGTAAGAAATTCGAAATGAGAGAAATCCCGTATTCGTCGACATCAGAAGTTTGGAAAGAATATCTTGCGAATCAGTTTGGTCGAATACAACAAAGAACAGCATTTTTAACTTCTATTCCTGAACGAGTAGGGAAGAAAAATGCGAAAGAACGGGTCGGGTATTTCGTAGGCTGTCTAATGGATATAGGATATCCGGAGACCGCAGAAAAAAATGTTGCCTGGTTAGTAGCGAATCGGTATGAAGTTATTATTCCGAAAGAGCAAGAATGTTGCGGGATGCCAGCGATATCATTCGGTGCGATTCGTTCTGCGAAAGATAAAATTGAAAAGAATATTGCGATATTTAAATCGTATAGCGTTCGAACGATTATCACCGGTTGTCCGCATTGCGTGGTAATGATTCGGAATCAATGGAGTAGAATAGCGAGACGGATTCCGTTTAATATTTGCCATATCGCAGAAGTGGTCGCAATATCTGGTGGTAATTTAAATTCGAACATAACTAAAAAGAATCGGGTAGGATATCAACCGGCGTGTTATTTACATCGTGGGGTAGCATTTGTTCCGAATATCAATACTTTGTTTACTGAATCAGTAAAGAATTATGTTGAACTGAACCATGCGATAACCTGTTGCGGGCAGGCGGGTATTAATGGATTCTTGTTTCCTGCGGTAGCAAAAGAAATCGCATCCCGACAAATAGAAAGATATGTTTGCGCTAATGTTGATTGTATAATTACCGTTTGTCCTTGGTGTCATCTGATGTATGATAAGATTAAAAGGAAGAATGTTGACATACATTCATTAGGGGATATTTTAAAAGTATAA
- a CDS encoding YebC/PmpR family DNA-binding transcriptional regulator has protein sequence MSGHSKWATIRHKKSLLDARRGRIFTKLIREITIAARMGGGDPNANPRLRTAIESARAANMPQDNIIRAIKKGTGELEGVNYEEVTYEGYGPGGVAVLVECQTDNKNRTASEIRSIFTRHNSSLGAVGCVSWLFHKKGLIVIEAPGVTEDDILAATLDAGVEDVKSENNVFEVITSLQDFEKVKAALQKANIPFTSAKLTMIPQSTVRLEDKEAEQMLKLMEALEDHDDVQNVYANFDISEEVMQRIAA, from the coding sequence ATGTCAGGCCATTCGAAGTGGGCAACGATTCGCCATAAAAAAAGTCTGTTAGATGCACGCCGTGGTCGGATATTTACGAAGCTAATTCGCGAAATTACTATAGCGGCGCGAATGGGTGGCGGTGACCCGAACGCGAATCCGCGATTACGAACCGCAATAGAATCAGCCCGCGCCGCAAATATGCCGCAAGATAATATCATTCGTGCAATTAAAAAAGGGACTGGTGAACTTGAAGGCGTAAATTATGAAGAAGTAACTTATGAAGGATATGGACCTGGTGGCGTAGCAGTGTTAGTGGAATGTCAGACTGATAATAAGAATCGGACTGCGTCAGAAATTCGTAGTATATTCACGCGACATAACTCAAGTTTAGGAGCAGTCGGTTGTGTAAGCTGGCTATTCCATAAAAAAGGATTGATTGTTATTGAAGCTCCGGGCGTAACTGAAGATGATATTTTAGCGGCAACGCTTGATGCCGGCGTTGAAGATGTAAAATCTGAGAATAATGTTTTTGAAGTGATTACTTCACTACAGGATTTTGAAAAGGTTAAAGCTGCTTTGCAAAAAGCGAATATTCCATTTACGTCAGCGAAATTAACGATGATCCCGCAAAGTACTGTTCGGTTAGAAGATAAAGAAGCGGAACAGATGCTGAAATTAATGGAAGCATTAGAAGACCACGATGATGTCCAGAATGTGTATGCGAATTTCGATATTTCTGAAGAAGTAATGCAGCGAATCGCAGCGTAA
- the ruvC gene encoding crossover junction endodeoxyribonuclease RuvC — protein MRILGIDPGLATLGFGVIDLQKNNQLQLVEFGCIRTTTQLSLPQRIEQIYRELTDILGKYSPEVVVVEELFFSKNVKTAVQIGEVRGVVLLTAVQHNLEVREYTPLQVKLAVVGYGRASKDQIQKMVKVLLRLPQIPKPDDAADALAVAICHAHAYTFDRLIRNIQ, from the coding sequence ATGCGTATTTTAGGGATAGACCCGGGTTTAGCTACGTTAGGGTTTGGTGTTATTGACCTGCAAAAGAATAATCAACTCCAGTTGGTTGAGTTCGGCTGTATCCGAACCACGACGCAACTTTCATTACCACAACGGATTGAACAGATATATCGAGAGCTGACGGATATATTAGGTAAATATAGCCCTGAAGTTGTAGTGGTAGAAGAATTATTTTTTAGTAAAAATGTTAAAACTGCAGTTCAAATTGGAGAAGTGCGCGGAGTGGTTCTTTTGACTGCGGTGCAACATAATTTGGAAGTGCGAGAATACACTCCGCTCCAGGTCAAACTTGCGGTGGTTGGCTATGGCCGAGCAAGTAAAGACCAGATTCAAAAGATGGTTAAAGTCCTGCTTCGCTTACCCCAGATTCCGAAACCAGACGATGCCGCAGATGCGTTAGCGGTAGCTATTTGTCATGCGCATGCATATACATTTGACCGATTAATTCGAAACATACAATAG
- the ruvA gene encoding Holliday junction branch migration protein RuvA: MIGSLTGKISAKSPTQVIIEVNGIGYLVHIPLFTYDALPAIGETVKLYTVMTVREDAITLYGFATEPEKQLFEVLIGINNIGPKSALGILSSLPVYDFCYAIVHEDLATLTDIQGVGPKTAQRLILELKEKIGTVLNKLQPPAETQKAGLSAIIEDAIEALIALGCKPAVAKNAIEKAYKIIGTTATVEALIKEGLKHRNG, translated from the coding sequence ATGATTGGTTCATTAACCGGAAAAATTAGCGCAAAATCACCGACGCAAGTTATCATCGAAGTTAACGGAATCGGATACCTAGTTCATATCCCGTTGTTTACTTACGACGCACTCCCAGCAATAGGCGAAACGGTTAAACTCTATACCGTAATGACCGTTCGGGAAGATGCGATTACATTATATGGATTCGCTACCGAACCGGAAAAACAGTTATTCGAAGTATTAATCGGAATCAATAATATCGGTCCAAAATCAGCGTTAGGGATACTATCCAGTTTACCGGTGTATGATTTTTGCTATGCAATAGTTCATGAGGATTTGGCTACCTTAACTGATATTCAGGGAGTAGGACCTAAAACTGCACAACGGTTGATTCTTGAGTTGAAAGAGAAAATCGGAACCGTATTAAACAAACTACAACCGCCAGCGGAAACGCAAAAAGCGGGATTATCTGCGATTATCGAAGATGCAATTGAAGCGCTAATCGCGCTTGGGTGCAAACCTGCGGTAGCGAAAAATGCTATTGAAAAAGCATATAAAATCATCGGGACTACGGCTACGGTCGAGGCGTTGATTAAAGAAGGGCTAAAACATCGAAATGGATAG
- the ruvB gene encoding Holliday junction branch migration DNA helicase RuvB — translation MTVNPLINSRILDEEERKLDQTLRPQRLSEFIGQQKIKDNLEVFISAAKGRREALDHVLLHGPPGLGKTTLAHIIAHELGVNIRATSGPIIERKDDLAAILTDLQEGDVLFIDEIHRLNRTIEECLYPALEEYKIDIVIGEGPHAKAIKLDIPRFTLVGATTRAGMLTAPLRGRFGIISRLDFYTVADMFQIVQRSARILNIPIDTAGAEEIAKRSRNTPRIANRLLRRVRDYAEVKADGKITKETASQALHFFDIDELGLDVMDRQFLMTIIEKFNGGPVGINTLGVALGEDTETIEDIYEPFLIQIGFLNRTPKGRVVTQLAKQHLKVKPNQPLELFS, via the coding sequence ATGACCGTTAATCCATTAATCAATTCGAGAATACTTGATGAGGAAGAGCGGAAACTTGACCAGACGTTACGTCCGCAGCGGTTGTCGGAATTTATCGGACAACAGAAGATAAAAGATAATCTTGAGGTGTTCATTTCTGCTGCTAAAGGAAGAAGAGAAGCGTTAGACCACGTTTTACTGCATGGTCCGCCCGGATTAGGAAAAACTACATTAGCGCATATTATTGCGCATGAGTTAGGGGTCAATATTCGAGCAACGTCCGGACCGATTATCGAACGGAAAGATGATTTAGCGGCGATTTTAACTGATTTACAGGAAGGAGATGTGCTGTTTATTGACGAAATCCATCGGTTGAATCGAACGATTGAAGAATGTCTCTATCCCGCATTAGAAGAATATAAAATTGATATTGTTATCGGAGAAGGGCCGCATGCGAAAGCAATTAAACTTGATATCCCGCGGTTTACATTGGTTGGCGCAACGACTCGAGCTGGGATGTTAACTGCGCCATTACGTGGTCGGTTCGGCATAATCAGCCGACTTGATTTTTATACCGTGGCTGATATGTTTCAGATAGTCCAGCGGTCAGCGCGAATCCTGAATATTCCAATTGATACCGCTGGAGCAGAAGAAATCGCTAAACGTTCACGCAATACACCACGGATAGCGAATCGGTTACTACGTCGGGTTCGGGATTATGCCGAAGTCAAAGCAGATGGAAAAATAACCAAAGAAACCGCTAGTCAAGCATTGCACTTTTTTGATATCGACGAGCTCGGTCTTGATGTTATGGATCGGCAATTTCTCATGACGATAATCGAGAAATTTAACGGAGGACCGGTTGGGATAAATACGTTGGGTGTAGCCCTAGGTGAAGACACTGAAACGATTGAAGATATCTATGAACCTTTTTTAATCCAAATTGGATTTTTGAATCGGACACCAAAAGGAAGAGTTGTTACCCAGTTAGCAAAACAGCATCTGAAAGTTAAACCCAACCAACCGTTAGAATTATTTTCGTAA
- a CDS encoding DUF2905 domain-containing protein, with protein sequence MSAHLVAKLLILTGIGLVIIGILVYFSEKIPIGKWFHIGKLPGDIYIQKKNFTFYFPITSCIVISVILTFLMWILFRK encoded by the coding sequence ATGTCAGCGCATCTTGTAGCAAAACTGCTGATTCTGACCGGTATTGGTTTAGTCATTATTGGGATTCTAGTATATTTTTCAGAGAAAATTCCGATTGGAAAATGGTTCCATATCGGCAAACTTCCCGGTGATATTTATATCCAGAAAAAGAATTTTACTTTCTACTTTCCGATAACTAGTTGTATTGTAATCAGTGTTATTTTAACTTTCCTCATGTGGATATTGTTTCGAAAATAG
- the uvrB gene encoding excinuclease ABC subunit UvrB, with amino-acid sequence MSLFKLKTDFQPTGDQPRAIEQLTRWINQNNRYQTLLGVTGSGKTFTIANVIAQVNKPTLVIAHNKTLAAQLYAEFKEFFPENAVEYFVSYYDYYQPEAYLPHTDTYIEKDASINDEIDKLRHRATVSLLTRRDCIIVASVSCIYGLGSPEVYQGMVVYLKRGMRIDRDAVLKKLVDILYERNETELTRGKFRVRGDIIEIFPADMDTAFRIEFFGDEIDRIVEIDPLRGIMLNELTQVAVFPAKHWVTPYTQLQRAIKDIQAELKERIAYFQRLNKLVEAQRLEQRTNYDIELILELGYCNGIENYSRHLSGRPAGSPPETLVDYLPEDGLVVIDESHVTIPQIHGMYAGDRSRKTNLVEYGFRLPSAYDNRPLTFDEFHARVNQFIFVSATPGDWELKVSEGHIAEQIVRPTGLLDPEVKLKPVQGQIDDLLEEIRLRIERKERVLVTTLTKRMAEDLTEYLAELGIRVRYLHSVIETLERVEILRGLRLGEFDVLVGVNLLREGLDLPEVSLVAILDADKEGYLRSHRSLIQTIGRAARNERAQAIFYADRLTESMRKAIEETNRRRQIQLAYNQKHNIVPKTILRRVQDSLVEKSIEKTQRLKETVLPSEFKSDQEIFRFISELERKMKQAAKELDFEKAAQLRDQIIDLKNWMLGL; translated from the coding sequence ATGTCTTTGTTTAAGCTGAAGACTGATTTCCAACCGACTGGTGACCAACCTCGTGCCATTGAACAACTAACCCGATGGATTAACCAAAATAACCGATACCAGACCTTACTGGGCGTAACCGGTTCTGGAAAGACTTTTACGATTGCTAATGTTATTGCTCAGGTAAATAAGCCTACCTTGGTTATTGCTCACAATAAGACGCTTGCCGCTCAACTATATGCCGAGTTTAAAGAATTCTTTCCCGAGAACGCCGTAGAATATTTCGTCAGCTATTATGATTATTATCAGCCGGAAGCATATCTTCCGCATACGGATACCTATATTGAAAAAGACGCTTCAATTAACGATGAAATAGATAAACTACGACATCGAGCGACCGTTTCGCTATTGACCCGGCGCGATTGTATTATTGTTGCTAGCGTCTCTTGTATCTATGGATTAGGTTCACCAGAGGTATATCAAGGAATGGTAGTATATCTGAAACGAGGAATGCGCATTGACCGTGATGCTGTGCTTAAAAAGTTGGTAGATATACTCTATGAGCGAAATGAAACCGAGTTAACGCGCGGGAAGTTTCGAGTTCGGGGAGATATCATCGAAATCTTTCCTGCAGATATGGATACTGCATTTCGGATAGAATTTTTCGGTGATGAAATAGATAGGATTGTAGAAATCGACCCATTACGGGGAATTATGCTTAATGAATTAACGCAAGTAGCCGTTTTCCCCGCGAAACATTGGGTAACTCCATATACCCAACTGCAACGTGCAATTAAAGATATTCAAGCAGAATTAAAGGAACGCATAGCCTATTTTCAACGTCTAAATAAATTAGTTGAAGCGCAACGCTTAGAACAGCGAACTAACTATGATATTGAGTTAATACTCGAATTAGGATATTGTAACGGTATCGAGAATTATTCCCGGCATTTGTCAGGTCGACCAGCAGGGTCACCGCCAGAAACGTTAGTTGATTATTTACCGGAAGATGGTTTGGTGGTTATCGATGAATCGCATGTTACGATACCGCAAATTCATGGGATGTATGCGGGTGACCGGTCGCGCAAAACTAATTTAGTTGAATATGGGTTCCGATTGCCATCGGCGTATGATAACCGGCCGTTAACTTTTGATGAGTTCCACGCGCGGGTAAACCAGTTTATTTTTGTTTCCGCGACGCCGGGCGATTGGGAATTGAAGGTTTCGGAAGGACACATTGCAGAACAAATCGTTCGCCCGACGGGGTTGCTTGATCCGGAAGTAAAATTGAAACCTGTGCAGGGACAAATAGACGATTTGCTGGAAGAAATCCGACTCCGCATTGAACGGAAAGAACGGGTTTTAGTGACTACATTAACCAAACGGATGGCAGAAGATTTAACCGAATACTTAGCGGAACTTGGAATTCGGGTACGATACTTACATTCGGTCATCGAAACATTAGAACGAGTTGAAATTCTACGCGGGCTTCGATTAGGTGAATTTGATGTTCTGGTAGGAGTGAATCTATTAAGGGAAGGACTTGATTTACCGGAAGTATCGTTAGTAGCGATACTTGATGCGGATAAAGAAGGTTATCTTCGTTCGCACCGATCGCTAATTCAAACCATAGGTCGTGCAGCGCGAAATGAACGAGCGCAAGCGATATTTTATGCAGATCGATTAACCGAATCAATGCGAAAAGCGATAGAAGAAACTAACCGGCGTCGGCAGATTCAGCTGGCATATAATCAAAAACATAATATTGTACCCAAGACGATACTGCGGCGAGTCCAGGATTCGCTCGTTGAAAAATCAATTGAAAAAACGCAACGATTGAAAGAGACCGTTCTACCGAGCGAATTTAAGTCTGACCAAGAGATATTTCGGTTTATCTCGGAATTAGAACGAAAAATGAAACAAGCAGCGAAAGAGCTTGATTTCGAAAAAGCAGCGCAACTTCGCGACCAGATAATAGACCTAAAAAATTGGATGCTTGGTCTATAA
- a CDS encoding glycosyltransferase family 39 protein, protein MIHIKFEIKKFLFEHWLICLITVIAAGMRFYALSEKSFWVDEIIATLVSSRPIDRIFAIRVDDVTPPLRDYLAHFLFLVFGRGEFALRLPSAVFGTASIPLLYFIGYKWFNKSTGIIAAILLTISPFFLHHSQDGRMYPMFIFFSISSLFLLLLAIEKEKKTWLYWLGFIVVTALNIYTTYFAFWALIAELVIAVIFIIVQKISNKQQKPFLWKKIGALMFCLIVIMVLYLPWLPVLIDFIAKNIHAPLPYKYTFKVSPTEKEIANTLYPFRVWFGQSFFEDLLEKYGVVSYGAYLYLLFYLIGIFAAFDRNPKYAMVLILWFIIPLIILFSPPAKVLFFPRYISFIMPLYLLGIAYGIGITSERITRKLFRGKSKSYLPVTGFIMLLFALVVVKPIADYYRTEKQNWRGAVEYLASHAENNDIIVVGPYNAKWCVLYYVPPEAESKQIQLVEKCNTVKELQRLCAKHSRVWFITAYYRYYEYRTPQYFDWIEQHFGPPVIFTGKTDSDNIYVFLYQHEEPTQSLLTPRLAKK, encoded by the coding sequence ATGATACATATTAAATTTGAAATAAAGAAGTTTTTATTCGAACATTGGCTCATTTGTTTGATAACGGTTATTGCTGCGGGTATGCGATTTTATGCGTTATCCGAGAAAAGTTTTTGGGTAGATGAAATTATCGCTACGTTGGTATCAAGCCGACCGATTGACCGCATATTTGCAATTCGGGTAGATGATGTTACGCCACCGTTACGCGATTATTTAGCTCATTTTTTATTTCTTGTTTTCGGACGCGGTGAATTTGCGTTACGGTTACCATCCGCGGTTTTCGGTACCGCTAGTATTCCGTTACTTTATTTCATCGGGTACAAATGGTTCAATAAGTCAACCGGAATAATCGCAGCAATACTATTAACCATTTCTCCGTTTTTCTTACATCATTCACAGGATGGCAGAATGTATCCGATGTTCATCTTCTTTTCGATCAGCAGTTTATTTCTACTATTACTTGCAATAGAAAAAGAAAAGAAAACGTGGCTATATTGGCTGGGGTTTATTGTAGTTACAGCGCTCAATATTTATACTACATATTTTGCATTCTGGGCATTAATCGCCGAACTTGTTATTGCGGTAATATTTATTATCGTACAAAAAATAAGTAACAAACAACAGAAACCGTTTTTGTGGAAAAAAATAGGGGCGCTAATGTTTTGTTTAATTGTCATTATGGTATTGTATCTCCCTTGGTTACCGGTTCTCATCGATTTTATCGCTAAAAATATCCATGCCCCGTTACCGTATAAATATACTTTTAAAGTATCACCGACGGAAAAGGAAATCGCCAACACCTTATATCCATTTCGGGTTTGGTTTGGCCAGAGCTTTTTTGAAGATTTGCTAGAAAAATATGGGGTGGTCTCCTATGGAGCGTATCTCTATCTCCTTTTTTATCTCATCGGAATATTTGCAGCATTTGACCGGAATCCGAAATATGCAATGGTACTAATATTATGGTTTATCATTCCACTCATTATCCTTTTTTCTCCGCCAGCAAAAGTATTATTTTTTCCTCGGTATATCAGTTTTATTATGCCATTATATCTTCTGGGAATTGCTTATGGAATTGGTATAACAAGTGAGAGAATTACCAGAAAGTTGTTTCGTGGAAAATCAAAGAGTTACCTTCCCGTAACCGGGTTCATCATGTTATTGTTTGCACTAGTGGTTGTAAAACCAATTGCAGATTATTATCGAACCGAGAAACAGAACTGGCGTGGCGCAGTTGAATATCTAGCTTCACACGCAGAAAATAACGATATTATTGTGGTCGGACCGTATAATGCGAAATGGTGTGTGTTGTATTATGTTCCACCGGAAGCAGAATCAAAACAAATCCAGTTAGTTGAAAAATGTAATACGGTTAAAGAACTGCAACGGCTCTGTGCCAAACATTCTCGAGTCTGGTTTATCACCGCATATTATCGCTATTATGAATATCGGACACCGCAATATTTCGATTGGATTGAACAACATTTTGGTCCGCCGGTAATCTTCACGGGGAAAACCGATAGCGATAATATTTATGTTTTCCTATACCAACATGAAGAACCAACTCAATCATTGTTAACCCCACGATTAGCTAAGAAATAG